In a genomic window of Candidatus Zixiibacteriota bacterium:
- a CDS encoding QueT transporter family protein: MTKWGARDIAYAGIIAALYAVLSIVFAPISFGVYQIRVAEALTVLPFLFPLAPYGLFAGCLVANIYGGNGVQDIIFGSLLTLLAGLLTKYASKLKPRPFAVMIAPLPPVIINAFGVALYLAEIFKMPYFTVVLMIGVGQLAACYLIGLPLLILLLARQFSPASADNV, encoded by the coding sequence ATGACTAAATGGGGTGCGCGAGATATTGCCTATGCCGGAATAATTGCTGCCCTTTATGCCGTACTGAGCATCGTCTTTGCTCCAATCAGCTTTGGAGTTTATCAGATACGAGTAGCTGAAGCGCTTACAGTGTTGCCATTCCTATTCCCTTTGGCGCCCTATGGGCTTTTCGCCGGCTGCCTGGTGGCTAATATCTATGGCGGTAATGGGGTTCAAGATATCATTTTCGGCTCCTTGCTGACACTCCTTGCCGGACTCTTGACCAAGTACGCCTCTAAATTGAAACCAAGGCCATTTGCGGTTATGATTGCCCCTCTGCCGCCGGTTATAATCAACGCCTTCGGTGTGGCGCTTTATCTTGCCGAGATATTCAAAATGCCATATTTTACGGTTGTTTTGATGATTGGTGTCGGCCAGCTGGCGGCATGCTATCTAATCGGCTTACCGTTGCTGATACTGCTTCTTGCCCGACAGTTCTCCCCGGCCTCGGCCGATAATGTCTGA